CTTTATTTCTGTGTTGAACTATCGGCGTTTACATTGCATTGATTTAGCTTAGTCGAATTCTAGCCGCTAGTCCTTAGGTAGTTCTCTTTTCTTATTGATTGTACCTTTAAATTCTTTCCTTTCAATGGATAGTTTACTAGTCAAATGAAATAATAGAATGCTATAAAGACACCACATAGGTCACTTTCGTGTTCTCTcggttagactggatctagcatgcaatggaggctaatgcgggggaataatttgcatgtgaaaagaATCCCCCGCATTAGCTTCAATTTCATGCCCGATCCAACCTAGAATACGAAACCGGCCTATTCACCTCTTGTCGAGATGATAGCGACAAGTTTTAGCAAGAAAGCCTatcgcctggtatgttagctacgccatgctgattaggcccagcaaggccgaaacagctgtccatggtgGCTAAATGACCGGGTggaatggttgtgcgcatgcgtgatgtgttggccacattGGGTTGGTTTTTGTGtcacctttctttgtttgttgtaCTAACTTCACACACTGCGTAACAAACAGCaggttgttgtcgttgttgttttggAAAAGGGATCTCACATTTCATGCGTTTTTTTCAGTTATTTATCCTTTTTTTTACTTGTGTTGCAGGCATTATGTTTGATAAGCtgttttggcgggaaacttCCAACAGCTTTCAGCCTGCGTTGTTATGCCTGTTTCGATTATCTAGGCTCCACCCAACCATGTAGTAACCCATCAATACAGCAGTGTGACAGTGGGCAAGATTCTTGTCGTTCCTTCGTCACAACTGCAGAAATGTATGGAATGCAGCACACAACAACTATGAAAAACTGCTCTATATCCCTTTTCGAGTGTAACTCAGGCACGATTTGCAACTATGTCAACCAAAGCATTACCTCGGATATTCACGGCACCTTACTGGCATGTTCAgtaaactgttgctatggtgatcTGTGTAATGGACAAGGTAAGCAGTTGACATTGAATCGTTAAGTTTTTCCTTGGGTATCATCAACTTGCAAACAATATGCACCATTGCAACGCGTTACCAAGTCCACCGCCGTTTCTCTTTTAAGTAGGAAAATTGCATGATGGTGAAATTAACTACCAAGATCAGAGCGATTTGAGTGGCTTCTGTCCTTCGGCAAATTTTTCTAAATGTCGTTTTACTCGCAGGAGAGTAGACAAATCTGAATAAGGGGCTCTTTACATCAGGGAGAGTGCCCCCAGGTTACCCTAGGTGAGAGCTTCGTTCTCTTTTGTATTATGCCGTTCGTTATGCGAGATAGGGTGCCCCTAGGGGCTACGGTTTTCCTATGTTGAAGGTAGGGAAAACCTACGTGGCAAGGACATTATCACGTTTTGCTTACAAACCGAAATGTAAATGCAAAAGATCGGGTTGGCCCTAGGGGCTATGGCTATTTTTGCGTTTTGTTCTAACCGTTGACCGTGAATGAAGGCCCCAAATCCGTACGATTTAAAAGAGTCATCTGAGATAAGCATGACTTCGAACTCCAAACATTGTTCTCGTGTTATAGTGTTAAAAATGTCGACGGGCCTGCGCGACTCCTGTTGTGCGCAAATGTTCATGTGCTTTCAGAGGTCATGCAGACAATATTTTAggcaagggccagctgaacaaagtacaaGTGCGGATCTTGGAAGATCGATCTGACCAGTAGActaagaacaaaataataatgggAGACTGGTTgcacggctgtgaggatatattcttgtttatccaatatttcgtcaggcacggcctggCTTCTGCAGGGAGTTAAAGGATTTGCtgttacaattttttgaaattcaaatataagcCATAAGAAAACTAAGGTATTAGATTACAGATGTAAATTTAActattatcctgcgaaatcgcgcgctATATCGCGGTATATCGCACCACTTTCagcgacactgaggtgaataactgttttagtatgtaccACACAGGTTGAATAAAAAACGAACCAAAAAATActtatttttgtaaaatacaGTGGAGAATTTCAAATCTAGCGCGCCGGctactcggaggtgaatagtacttggataatcacctccgagttagccaatcagcgcgcgcggaCAGCACTGTTCACCTGTGCGGCAAATACTAAATatagatatttattatatagatattgatgaaataccaggatttctccttttactaaaaaatcatatcttcaccgcgcgcagtgaacatatcatttttatctttcacttgTGAGGATATAGGCGTTGTCgtggtaaccaacacgattagccaataaaacgcgagctttctcttcattgtaagatacttttgtgcttcattataattcttctctactacattaacatttttattgcaaaatttgacattatcatgatttgtttttcataactttcatatcttgtttcatgttacacaacatgcatgttttagcggttggtgaccactttttcatcatttcgaaactgaataaaagaggttgttttaaatctagaaatttcatcaatatctatataataatcaatatctatataataattgGGGATaattggggatacgaattttatcttctcgtgctgaaagtatctctcactcgtgagagatacttgcagctctcgaagataaaattggtttccccgcgtggccatgtaatatcctctatatatacaGGGGTTACAGATAAACAttatttgtgttgtttgcctgTTGTTAATGTCTCCGATAACATGTTTGTAGGGTGTGGGAAGTTGTGGACATCGGTTTACTGGTTTCTGTTCTAAGCTAGTAAACCAGAATGACgatgttgatgatgacgatgacgacgacgatgatgacgatgaagacAGTACATTAGTCACTAATTGTCATTATTTCGAACTCTCCTTAACAGGAAACTCAACAATGCCTCCATGGACAAACACATCGGCATATCCTCCAATGCCCACGACTCCTCATCCATCAGGTAAGAGACTTTAgatattcaaaatatttaccCCTTGTTTCAGATTATTTCTTCTGTGTCTGTCCTCTACATCGGGTGTGAGTCATCAGACTTGAATGTTTTGCTCGTATTGAACTCCAGCCTATCGCGCATGCTGTCATAGTGAATATCTCTATGATGGAGATTCTCCAAACCTCTAATTGGAAGGTCGTTAGCCGCAAAAAATGCCCTTCTCTCCCAGGGGTAAAGTTTCGATGGCAGTTTACGTTATCGTGCTTAATTTAATCACAGCTATTTCCAAGAAATCTGTCTTTCATTGACTCTTTCTATCAAGCTTGTACACAAGTTGTCAACAATGTCCTGGAAAGTCCTGGATATCCCAGCAAGTACCCAAGCAACAAGAACTGTGTGGCCAATGTTGCCATCCCTTTTGGTGCGGCTTTGAACATTACATTTGAGCACTTCAACCTGGAGTTTAGTTACACCTGCAGGTGATCGCTAAGGTTTCCTTTTACCGATTACGGTTCAAAAGCAATTTCGCTGTTTTGCATTGCGAATAATAGATCTCGCGCTACGTCAGCTTATTTTCTCAAGCAATCGGTGAGAGGCTgagaaaaatgaataaaaaactgCAAACGAAATATTGTTAGATTTGTGTGAATTTGGAATAATCTTTGAGGAGTTCAAGTCGAAGATATCATCTTTGTACTCATACTGATTGGTTGAGACAGAGACCGCAATTTTTTTCATCATGAGCGAACTCTTGGTAATCCATTTCGCGTGGCTCCTTGAtcatgattggttaaaagtagCTGAGCAGCAGTTTCATGAatgtgataaacaagtaatcgcatgtTTCCTAGAGGGCAACTTAAAAGAActcattttacttttttttctacaaaccgttttggggggttctttacataaaaacaatggatatcctgttcactgaagcatgatacagacTCAAGAGTAACCAAAACGGACTGCACTATGGGATTGTGACAGTAGTGAATAGTAATTTACGCACGGAAAAGGGTTCATGcgaatatttttttatttcttacgGCATTTTCCATCTTATCTCATCTAATCTTGTGTGTTGGACTTATTGAAGCcacaaaactgaaaataaaacgtTTCTTGTTTCAGTTTTGATTACCTGAAGATTACGAACGACAATGGTGGCTTCTATCACAGATATTGCGGCAATCTTACGGGACAAAGTGTCATTGTCACTGGTCAATATGCCAATCTCACTTTTCGTTCAGACTTTACTGTCGAAAAAACAGGATTCCGCTTACTAATTTTTCCTGTTTACGGCGGTAAGTACAGCAAGGATTAAAGGGAACCAGATTATTCCATGAAGTATTTGTTTCTGAAACGAATGGCGAGAGATAGTGGAGTCAGTATTATAGAGACATATACTTTGAACTATCTCAACTAAGGACGTAAAGGAATAGTGTTGTTTTGGTAATCTACGACAAATCATCTTTTTACCCTTTTTAAGCAGATTGCAACAGATTGCCATCATTAGAAGTAgtttgaaaacatattttaaccaatgcttctcttcaaactttgCGGAAGTACGAGTCGCAGAAGCCTACGCTAAATTGATCTTCCATTTTTGTCCGAGATGCCacatgttgaatgaagttgaattATCATTTTTCGTTCTACAATGTTGACTAAGTCGCAATAAATATCCGCCAAAATTCAAGAGATTAAGCACCACTCTTTCGGATGAGAACTGGCAAACTCAAGAGTGAAATTAACTGTTTACCCAAACTTGAAATCCTTTTGCTCTCAGCTTTTACTTGCTTGTCGGACTCTGCTATCCAGCAAGTGTTAAGAAGAGAGGCGAAAGCTAGAATTGCACCACTGAAAGTAAATTGCCTAAACATTTACAATCATGGTATAATAATATGTAGTAGATACAAAGGGTTGGATCATTTTATGTCAAAATAACATgcataaaaggaaaggaaaggagaggaactttatttaagtgtctagtcgttctagcgctggagcgctaattggggacactgtaaactgaaattaacaatatcTATACACagtactgggcccggttgttcaaaagccgattaacgctaatcccagattaaacattaaccaaggagtttatttctctactccaaagtgctgttcaacgctgatattcggcaaaactttacattagaagaagtcaatcttcaaaaacaacaataagcaaaagaaactttcaccaaaaagttaaaacttgaaacaaaagtttacgctaatcctcaTGAgatggattaagttaatcggccttcgaacaaccgggTCCTGAACTATAACGCTGTTTAATGTCTCATAACGTTACAACGCCTCGAAGCCGCAACCCGAACCCACGATCTTCCAAATCACTATTTAGAAACAGTAGTGTAGCGCAGAGGCTCTAGTAatctgctattgtttggtattgtaagcagtcTCATTTGAGCGTTTCTactcacgtgaccagtagccatattggattactgaaacaaaagaaagaatttgcatttaaaaaaaaagagagttcAATTCAAGTTTGGTACACCAtaatggccgccattcctttgtggtaaagacttgtttccatatctcaaagtgccctagGACGTGAGGTGCTGGGAATGAAATTTCGACACtgaccgattccagtgatttaatttcattcccaggcacctcacgtccaagggcactttgagatatggaaacaggTCTTGACcctcctttgttttggaacaccaacatggccgctgtgacgtcatgtgaaaatgctctattgtttttaaagtctaagtcattgtttctattgtttagtTTTCTGTTTTTGGCTTAGGTAGCCGAATCCTGAACCCACGATCTTCAAATTCTCTATTTAGAAATGGCGCATTTTAAGCCCCGTTCAAatggacgcaacattgttgggtgttacatCTTGTGTCCATTTGCATaccctgttgcatgttgttgcgtgTGGCTAGGAGTTGTTGCACAAAGC
This portion of the Montipora capricornis isolate CH-2021 chromosome 11, ASM3666992v2, whole genome shotgun sequence genome encodes:
- the LOC138025025 gene encoding tolloid-like protein 2, yielding MHLILALCLISCFGGKLPTAFSLRCYACFDYLGSTQPCSNPSIQQCDSGQDSCRSFVTTAEMYGMQHTTTMKNCSISLFECNSGTICNYVNQSITSDIHGTLLACSVNCCYGDLCNGQGNSTMPPWTNTSAYPPMPTTPHPSACTQVVNNVLESPGYPSKYPSNKNCVANVAIPFGAALNITFEHFNLEFSYTCSFDYLKITNDNGGFYHRYCGNLTGQSVIVTGQYANLTFRSDFTVEKTGFRLLIFPVYGVWTTHRPTPTTQSASACRKVVNNVLESPGYPNMYPRNKDCVAYISIPAGGTLNITFEHFDLEYHYSCSFDYLEIANDNGGFYHKYCGSLTGHSIIVTGRYANLTFHSDVVVQKTGFRLLFFPVYSARINRAIKNVDIGTKSAGRQKRDIIKTTMLDELKKKATLLISKVKENKSQSDKKKKTLVKLAEKKRDLHDGRMLIQKTVEAKNQ